GTGGGAAAGTACCCCAAGTGTCAAGGGGCAATATACAGGtacttttctttgtatgtttttttttttgtattgatgTATGATAGATGTACATTTGGTTCTCCTACCCCAAAAGAAGATATTATCTGCTGGATCATTTTAGAAAACTGATGGGAGCCTATAGACAAGAACTGTTGAGGGTAAGGGATGGATGAGTTACAATCGGCACATTTTTATAAAATCACAGAcccatttaaatattaaaatgtttttctttgggaTCAAATTTCAAATCTAGCTTGACTTAGCTGAGAAAGATACAAAGTCTTTCCTGGGCTACCAGATTTAGAGACAGAGACTAAATCTTCAGCTAAATTAATTGTTCTCTCAATAGCCATATcaatgaaatgcaaattaaaacagctcctAGGTTCTATCTCAAATCCATCAGACTGACAAagtttccaaaaaagaaaaatgccaaaCTGTTGGAGAGTCTATTAATGTGGTTGATGGTTAATGGTACCCATCATTTGAGGaataaacaaattatgttatatgaatatgtcaacatggaatctagaaaccccaaccTTGTAGCCTATtaggatctgatgaaccccaagttttaggactagcttgtaaattggagaccccaaaacttGTCCAGGTTCCCTGTTCTCcagagaatccaccctgaagggaatctcaggctagcagtttcagactgaataatggaccaggggtaaatgacaatcccagtTAGGTGAAGCTAAGCAAATGCTAAGTACTCTTTTTGTCTTAGGTAGTCTTCCCCACGGTTTCAGAGACTCTTCCCAAGAAGACGCACACAAGCTCAGGGACcacccttttagtatccattataAATAGCCCCTTCCCTTACACTCCCAGCCTCCAGCTaagattcctttcccaagcctgaTTATATCCTGTctgtatagtttgaacactcccatttccttgtagctgtggtaatgtcaatcatctttccctgtccctggatCCCTCAAATGGCATAGaggtcccccaaattcttttgttcctcggaattgtccaatctagtgCAGTTGGTGTTCCccggggtcagtgaccagagagGCCAGAGTTCAAGCCTTGGACTCTGCGTGGGTGCGTGGTGAGCAGCTCTGTGTGGAAACCTAACTCAGCCCTGAaaccctttccttaattaaagagaggattttctgactatttaatagttctgggtttgtttgttttttcccaatCAACAAATATAAGGGAATAATACCATCTTGCCATAAGACATGACCAAAATGGCCATCTCAGAGAAATTGTAAAACTCAATTgtagagggaaataagcagaagcaaaTACACAAGTTACACAATAACAActttataaagacaaacaacttaaATCTCCGATCAATAAAAAGACAAACGATGAATCCAAGACTGATGTTGAAGCTCTCTTCCCATTGCCTGACAAAGGTTTGATTCAAGATGCAGAGTGGACAAACATTTTGGGACATGGCCAATATGGGAAAGTATTTTTCTGGATTTTGCAAacacaagagttttgttttgttttcctttttttaatgggggaggagggagcagGAGGAggtgaaagagagaggaagaaaaaagaaatgcttgttaattttaATATGTTTAAATAAACCATGGTTGTCTTGCAAAAATGTGTCAGGGCTACTAAACTGCTAGAAAATCCAGAGAAAATAAATGCCAagctaaaacaaagaaaatagagatgCTCTAAAATGCTCTGAGCACTTCTTATGTACATAGCTTGGATGTCAACCCCTAGTGCCTGAGTATGTTACAAGTATATTTTGTGTGATGTCGGCTAGGAGGCCAGGGAATGAAAGAGGCTAAAAGTGACTGTGTTTTGAGGACAATTCTAAGTACAATGCGGGCATTCAACAAATCTGTCACTAGACCATGACAATTAAGTTTTCCTTTGCTATTAAAATTTAGATAATAAACACCTGCCTAGCAATGGCCCGGAGTAGTGCCCCCAAGGGGATATTgtggggagaaaaaggagaatcaagCTGCTGTTTAGTTTCATTTGTGATGTAAATTCAATTTAccaaagagaaagcaaaatgaTCTGAAGCAAACTGGAGTCAGTGTCTTGAATATGTAGATGGTTATTCAATTTTCCCTTTGTGTTTACAGGCTGGCTACTAACAGAAAGCAGGAAGTAGTGTCCTCTACTGAGCTTTGAACCCTGGGGGCATCCTCTCCTCTCTAAGGACCCAACCCCACAAGTACAAGTGTAACTTAGGGAGTAGCCTAGATGGGGTACTACCTTTTTTGAGAATGGTTTCTTTATATAACCTGGAGAGGAAACTGACTTGCTGCCTGGGTGGTTTTACACACATTTTCAAGATCCCCTGACCTTGAGCTAGAAGAGGTTTGTGGGAAATAAAGGAGCCAGAGTGCCAAAAGACATCACAAAAGCTGCCTGAGAGGGAATCAGCATGATGGTCTGGCACAGGGGTTGGTGAAGATGTTCCAAACATGAAATATGGAACTGAACTGAATTTTCAGTGCTGACTCAGTAGATCTGTGAGAAAGTGAGtaactgtctctctttctttatcctcttcctctttctgccctcctgtctttctctctctctcacattctcacatttaatttttttctttctaggccCTCCTCTCacaatgcactgagccacttagctgcccccaacattgCTTTCTTTACAACTATTAAAATTATTGTTACCGCCGTTCCTTGAAAAAGGGCCCAGGAGGGGAGTGAATAGCCGAGAGTGAACAAACTCAGCCTAGAGAGAGAAGTCAGATGGATAACAGCTTTTTGGACCCATTTTCTGCAGCAGTCTTTGACTAGGACACCCAGGTGAATATTATGGTCTTGAACGGGGCAGCTAGTTGAGTCTGGGATCATAATCTCCATTTCCTCCACCTCCTGAAATCCTAAAATGGAATCACAGTGATTTCTgatctctgcctccctcccttccttccctttaccAAGATCCTGACCTGAGATTCAAAGTGAGCAACAAGGCCACCCCTCATCTCTAGTATTGAGGTTCTATGTTGGGACtctctctcaaccttcatccttaCTTGCTTGACTCAGTGAGTTGGTGGAGATATTGAAGAATGGTCTATTTGGATTTTGGACTCTATCTCTAATTAGGTTTCGGGAGAGAGAATCAGGGTCATAGGAACATAAAATCTCCCAAACTAGGAACATACTTCTACCACCTTCTTTTCTGAGAAGAGTGGGATCAAACTTAAAAACTATTGCTTCCAAACATTCCTCTAATGTTCACATCTCAGGGTGTGGTCTGGATTCATTTGGATCAGGTTCAATTTAGGGAAGTGTTGCTTATAAAGAGAGAGTACTCATGCTCTTCTTGAACTCTCTTATATCTTCATATCCACACTCCAGAGCcccaagaaaattttttaaaagttcaagttAGGCTCATACCTAAGGAATTAGGTATGAGAcagctatttatttttccccacacaaaagaaatacttaaaataaaaagactCATGATGTACACtgacaaagaattaaaatatgaattagCAACTCATAGCTCCATTATATTCTCCAGCAAGGCTAATATTTAAAACATGAGACACCAAGTGAAACTGTTACAGGTCATTTTCACCTTCATAAGGTCAATGAACTGTCCAAACAGCTCCTTTTAGGATCCATATCTCATGGCAAGAGTTCATTCTCCTGTCTGTGGTCATCTTCTCCTTCTGAAAGAGAAACCCAGAAATTCTCAACCTCTCAAACTCATACAAATGCCTTCAAGGCTAGAAGCATCTGTCTCAGTGCTGCTGCTCCTTAGCCTCTGAGAAAGAAATGTAAAGCAGAGGAAAGCCCCAAGGCCTTGAAATCCAGTTTCCAGCTCACCAATATGGTACCTGCTCTTAATACCAATGTGAGCCATTCCCATATCTTGAGAAATCTGAGACTGAGGGTCAGAGTTTCCACATGCTCAATAGGCAAGAAAGTGCTAGAGagtggagtttctctttttaaggTCTATTGAGGGATTCTTTTTTCCTGGCTTGATGACTAAGTTTCTTTGATTTAAAGTCCTGCCCTGGGACAAGAAAAGATACATGTCCTTTAGTATGGGACCAAAATCACAGTAGGGTTAAAGAGTATGGTCCAATAGTCTCACCTTTATTCATTAGAAAGTTAGATCAActgaagaatttatttatttatttttaaacccttaccttccgatttggaatcaatactgtgttttggcagaagagtgataagggctaggcaatgggggtgaagtgacttgcctagagtcacacagctaggaagtgtctcaggccagatttgaacctaagatctcccatctctaggtctggctctcaatccactgagccacccaactgcctcctcaactgaagaatttagaaaaatattatatcaCAATCCATATGTAAAGCTGCACTGCTATAGAAATGAAAGTTGCTCAAGTAGGCACTATCTCAGAGTCCACCAGTTTGTGACATTTTTGAAACTTTTGGAACTTGGACTTCTGGAGTATTTTTGTTGATATAATCTGTGGCACACACCTGTTAAGCAGATttttgggaaaagagagaagattaGGAAGAGTTCAGTTGCACTGCAAAATTTGATTCTGGTTCTGGAGCTGAAGAGTTTATCTTCCATTTGGCCATTTGAACATGCCCTGAGCTGGGCTTCTAAGTTTGTTCTTCCCTGCCCTACAGATAATTTGCTTGACTGCTCTGACTCCTGTTGAGAGGTCATTGCTCTCATGAGAGGCTAGAGTGACCTGAGTAATGCATCTGCATTAAGGATAGCAGCAGCTCCTTTTAACTACCCTACTCATTCAGAATTTTGTCTTAAAGGCAGAAGATAATTTCGCCTTctgcaaataataaataaactttaCCTGTCCCCTTTGCTCTCTGACCATTGCTATTGCttcatttcccctcttttttttttagagtcgAACGTGAATGAACAATGTCATTTTATTAACATTTCTCCCCAAACGGTTTTTCCCAAAGCTCTTGCCTTTGGTCTTAAGTCAGTATTCATTCCCAGGCCAATTTGAATTTGGGCAGGTTAGTTTTCCTGCCTTCTTGGCCCCCAGGTCTGTGGCTCCTGTGTCTATGCTGCCTCCCCATTCCGACCAACCGACCAACCGGGAGCTCCCTGAGCCTTTCCCTACTTAGCTGCCCACAACTAGCATATTCCAGGGAATGAATACTGAGATGTCAGGAAGGGATTACAAGGGGGCCCTTTGAACAGACCATCCTCTAACCTTAAAGCTACCCCTTTAAATACCTCCAATATAAACCAGCTGCATCATTAAACAGCACAAGCTGTTCTAACTACTAGTAAAGTCTCTAGTCAGAGAAGTGCTTGAAAATAAGCTCTTCATGCACACTCATCCTGGCCTCCTTAGGAGGAATGTACATCAAGGGTAAATTTGTCTATACTAAATTAGGTAGAGATGAGCACAAATTTAGAGCTCACAGGGTCACCGAGCCCAATCCTCCAATTTTggtataaggaaactgaagcagagaaggCATTTGCCCAAGTCACAGAGGAACCAAGCGGCaaagatctgggatttgaactggTTAACTCCAAAGCTACCCTTTCAGCTGTGACAGAAGTTGCCTCAATTACATGGGATCAGACTccaattcaccaaaaaaaaaaaaaacaaccctgcaGACACTAGGTATATAGTAAAATCTTTATTTGATTTCTGGCAGCCTCTTATTTTTTGGCCTTTGAAGCAGCTGATTTCTGGGCTGGAGTCTTCTGTGCAGGTCCCTTCTGAGCAGGTCCCTTCTTGGCAGGGGCCTTCTGGCCTGCAGCTTTCTGCCCCTGCTTCTGGCCCTCAGCCTTCTTAGAGGGGATCTTCTTGGCAGAGACCTTGGAGGCAAGCGCCTTCTGGGCAGTTCCCTTCTTAAGAGAGCCCTTCTGGGTAGATGCCTTCTGGAGCTTCTTCACTTCGTGCTTGATAATTCTGTTTCTCATTTTCTTGGCTTTCATGACTTTGTACTGGTCAAAATTTGTCATCTTGGCTTTCCTTTCTCTGCCTTCAATCTTCTTGGTCCATCTTGTGGCTTTCCATTTTgtattgatcttttctttttcccaagcAGCCCGGACATACTTCTGATTAGCACTGTGTGGGAACTTGAGAACGAAGTCTGTAAGCTGCATACACTTAAATGGCATAGCCTGCCTCCTCATACCACTGCATGGGCCATCAACCAAAGCCCTGTTCTGATCAATGACATCCAGAATAGCCACCAGCTTGCTGGCGTGGGGCCTGAAGGAGATGTAGGCCACGCGCCCATGTAGCGCTTGAATACCATATTGGTGGTACCAAAAGAGCTCCCCTCTttttacataaaagaaaattgattGTCCATAAAACCATCCCCATGGACGTTTCCCTCTTGAGGTCCTAATTTGAGCCTTCATTGGAAGGGTTTCTTTGTCAGAACTGACATGAATAGAAGGAGTTTTCTAATTACATATTTCTAGGAGAAGATGGCCATAGACAGGAgaataaactctttttttttttaatttaaaacccttaccttctgtcttagaatcaatactgtgtattggttccaaggcagaagagtggtaagggctaggcaatgggggtcaagtgacttgcccagggtcacacagctgggaagtatctgaggccagatttgaacccaggacctcccgtctctaggtctggctctcaatccactgagctacccagctgcccccaagaataaACTCTTGACATTGACAAAACTCTTCTAAGCATAATCACAAGAGATTGTAAAGAGAGACTAATAACTAAAATGAATCAAATTTCCTGGATATAAAGGAGAAGAATTCTTGAGGAAAAAGAACTGGGGAAGAGGATTCATTACCATGCACCCCTTATCCTAGGGCCTCCTTTGTATCTTTTACTCATGTTTACTCGTGGCCAGTTGCCCCCCCAAATTTTTTACTTGAATGCCTTAACTTGACCTTTAGTTGTGAGCTAGATGGACAGGTCGAATGTTTTTTTGATGTGTTATCACCGTTTGGGCAATCCCATAAAAATTAACCTTGATTAcatctctcttctgtctttcacAAGATATCCTCTGTTCATGtgtctttgatttttataaaaggaattgAAATGATTCCCTTCTGTTCACACGTGTTCCTGTCTGAAAACCTAACCTAATTCTCTTCTGTGGGCAAGGAAAATGATGATGCATGAACACTATgctttctccattcttttctgacttctttcttgtctttgtttCTTGTATTTCTGTTGTAACCCATGTTGTCATGGAAACACTGCCCCAGAATCTACCAACTAATTGCATTATACATTTCTATAATGCTTCTGGGATTGCTCTGTGGGATTTTCTGCAAGAAAGGGAACAGGGACTGTCCTCTGTATTTCTTTTGTATCCATCCTCACtgagaaggtgcttaataaatgtttgatgatccTGGACAGGGTGGAATCAGGACAAGAGTCCTGATTCAAAGTTTGGAGTTTGCCCCCTCCTGCTCCCGTGAGACCATGTGGCTTAATGAACTTCAAAAAACTAACTTACAGTATGAGttaatatcatcattatcattatatttGGCATCAAGACATAATAGAAAGAGTCCTGGCCTTAGAGTCTGGAGAGATGTATTTAAATCCCATCTCTACACCTATCAGCTGTCTGACCATTGGGAAGTAGTCACTTAaccaaaaaaatgggaagaagaagaaCATGAATTTAGAGAGCATagttaagatttgcaaagcactttctttaAGATCAAGCTCTAGAGGAGGTAGTAAAAGTACAATCATTCTCATTTTTCTGGGGAGGAAACAGCCTTTGAGAGGTTACTTGCTCATGGTCACCTGTGCACCTcaaagcaggattcaaaccctgGTTTCCTGGTCAAGCAGCATCCTTTCAATCACAGTAGAGGTTGCCTCTCAACAATCATCTCCTCACAggatcagatttttaaaaatgtatggaaaagactttgcaaatcttaaagtgcggTGTGTATATATGGAgtgtatatacattttataccattattagttattattatgataGTTATTATTATGTGTTGTTcccttaattaataattttaaatatgttagtaattattaattatataacatataaatattataaattgttgtttagtcattttcagtcatgtccaactctttgtgactgattttagaattttcttggcaaagattctggagtagtttgccattctccagctcatttttatagatgaggaaatggaggcaaacaggattcagcctcttgcccagg
This DNA window, taken from Monodelphis domestica isolate mMonDom1 chromosome 6, mMonDom1.pri, whole genome shotgun sequence, encodes the following:
- the LOC100010725 gene encoding LOW QUALITY PROTEIN: 60S ribosomal protein L14-like (The sequence of the model RefSeq protein was modified relative to this genomic sequence to represent the inferred CDS: inserted 1 base in 1 codon); protein product: MVFKRYXGRVAYISFRPHASKLVAILDVIDQNRALVDGPCSGMRRQAMPFKCMQLTDFVLKFPHSANQKYVRAAWEKEKINTKWKATRWTKKIEGRERKAKMTNFDQYKVMKAKKMRNRIIKHEVKKLQKASTQKGSLKKGTAQKALASKVSAKKIPSKKAEGQKQGQKAAGQKAPAKKGPAQKGPAQKTPAQKSAASKAKK